In bacterium, a single genomic region encodes these proteins:
- a CDS encoding ABC transporter permease, with product MRRFLEQQRPLFYLIQKNFRQVFRDPQMLRIIFLIPVIQLLILSNAATTDLRNIRLGVYDDDRTSDSRRLSEAFFQNNIFVSGQVPSSSKELGELLYAGEFDAAVWIPRGYSEALSNGETAEVSLTVDGQNSSSAGRALGYLQGVIQKEMQGRLELLRSEHPEIEQKLHQIKPVVRYFYNPTLESRYYMVPAILVMLITLVSVMITGTAIVREKELGTLEQMMVTPLTSRQIIAGMTIPYAILSAFVFTVGTLIAVLVFNVPLLGSAFLLYFCSGVYLLTTMGGGLLVSTISNTQQQALFTTWFFMIFFIMTSGFFYPVDNMPEFVRTLSVINPMRYLMAIIRGIFLRGSTFTDVWPNLWPLIVMGAGLFTFAVLRFRKRLS from the coding sequence ATGAGACGCTTCCTTGAACAACAGCGACCGCTATTCTACCTGATCCAGAAGAATTTCCGGCAAGTGTTTCGCGATCCGCAGATGCTCCGGATCATATTTCTGATCCCGGTTATTCAGCTTCTGATATTGAGTAATGCTGCAACGACGGATCTGCGCAATATCCGTCTTGGAGTTTACGACGACGATCGCACATCTGACAGCAGGCGGCTTTCCGAAGCGTTCTTTCAGAACAATATCTTTGTCAGTGGGCAGGTTCCCTCAAGTTCGAAAGAGCTTGGAGAGCTCTTGTACGCGGGAGAATTTGATGCAGCGGTGTGGATTCCGCGAGGATACTCAGAGGCTCTGTCGAACGGCGAGACGGCGGAGGTTTCACTGACGGTCGACGGACAGAATTCGAGCAGTGCAGGCAGGGCATTGGGCTATCTTCAGGGTGTGATTCAGAAGGAAATGCAGGGCCGGTTGGAGCTGCTGCGATCAGAGCATCCTGAAATTGAGCAGAAGCTGCACCAAATCAAGCCGGTTGTTCGGTACTTCTACAACCCGACGCTCGAAAGCCGCTATTATATGGTTCCGGCAATTCTGGTGATGCTGATTACTCTTGTTTCAGTAATGATCACGGGCACTGCTATTGTGCGGGAGAAGGAACTCGGCACGCTTGAGCAGATGATGGTTACACCGCTGACCAGCAGGCAGATTATCGCGGGAATGACAATTCCCTATGCGATACTTTCCGCTTTTGTGTTCACAGTAGGCACTTTGATCGCCGTGCTTGTCTTCAATGTCCCGCTATTAGGGTCCGCCTTCCTGTTGTATTTCTGCTCGGGAGTTTATCTACTGACAACGATGGGCGGAGGGTTGCTGGTCTCAACCATATCGAATACTCAGCAGCAGGCACTCTTCACCACGTGGTTCTTCATGATATTCTTCATCATGACGAGCGGTTTCTTTTATCCGGTGGACAACATGCCGGAGTTCGTTCGGACACTTTCGGTTATCAATCCGATGCGATACTTGATGGCCATTATCCGCGGAATTTTTCTGCGTGGTTCGACGTTTACGGATGTATGGCCGAATTTGTGGCCGCTCATTGTCATGGGTGCCGGACTGTTCACTTTTGCCGTTTTGCGGTTCCGGAAGCGTTTAAGCTAA